The Vespula pensylvanica isolate Volc-1 chromosome 5, ASM1446617v1, whole genome shotgun sequence genome includes a window with the following:
- the LOC122629021 gene encoding meiosis-specific nuclear structural protein 1-like yields the protein MLLRDNLEMIEKMKLKKDTYEDEIELERTKIMEKGDIIRPIQRLHMERLEAEEKEKLVCSQKARDLQNRQIERAYKLAQELARLKSKEARELRDLKCNKKLSRSPPACFLVDLQSRLLEEKIRKDAQSFDIAQRCYVDDILNKMLLEKSEEKKRLYLADLQNQIIEKRRILRELDEERQRERKIMEQMLDAIHEEDIRTEKHKQKIQSCLQAEKKATFEARKVWKDIQKATISEENKKIADIMVEKELEYKKQMEKKKDISALREATTERIARKMLDDEIKMMEKEAICSELYIEKKKIKEIEESLRLALEKRLQAKEIFDEMTQYSIDAAEKRVKEREMEITLARNLYEKQLELEKKDRQKLEEKRQKNKQYGDDLKKIIINNRIEYAMKLLKRQQNIHDECAKKP from the exons ATGCTGTTACGAGACAACTTAGAGATGATAGAGAAGATGAAACTGAAGAAGGATACTTATGAAGACGAAATAGAATtagaacgaacaaaaataatggaaaaggGCGATATTATACGACCTATACAACGTTTACATATGGAGCGTTTAGAagccgaagaaaaagaaaaactcgttTGTTCTCAGAAAGCTCGCGATTTACAAAATCGACAAATCGAAAGAGCTTATAAATTAGCTCAGGAATTGGCACGtcttaaaa GTAAAGAAGCGCGGGAATTGCGTGATTTAAAATGTAACAAGAAATTATCGCGATCTCCTCCAGCTTGTTTTTTGGTTGATCTACAATCACGATTGTTAGAAGAGAAGATTCGCAAAGATGCGCAATCTTTTGACATAGCTCAACGATGTTACGTCGACGATATCTTAAATAAAATGCTATTGGAAAaatcggaagaaaaaaaacgactTTATCTTGCCGATTTGCAGAatcaaattattgaaaaacgtCGTATACTGAGAGAATTGGATGAGGAGAGGCAACGCGAACGTAAGATCATGGAACAAATGCTCGATGCTATTCACGAAGAGGATATTCGTACGGAGaaacataaacaaaaaattcaaagCTGTTTACAAGCTGAGAAGAAAGCTACTTTTGAAGCGAGAAAAGTATGGAAGGACATACAAAAAGCTACGATTAgcgaggaaaataaaaaaatcgctGATATCATGGTTGAGAAAGAacttgaatataaaaaacaaatggagaaaaaa AAAGATATCAGCGCGCTGAGAGAAGCGACGACGGAAAGAATTGCGAGGAAGATGTTGGACGATGAGATCAAGATGATGGAAAAGGAAGCAATTTGCAGTGAattgtatatagaaaaaaagaaaatcaaggaAATTGAAGAATCTTTAAGATTAGCCTTGGAAAAGCGACTACAAGCTAAAGAAATCTTCGACGAAATG ACACAATATAGCATTGATGCAGCTGAGAAGAGGgtgaaagaacgagagatgGAGATAACTTTAGCGCGTAATTTGTACGAGAAACAATTAGAactcgaaaagaaagatagacaaaaGCTAGAGGAGAAACgacaaaaaa ataaGCAATATGGTGAcgatttgaagaaaattataataaataatagaatcgaatatgcaatgaaattattgaagAGACAACAAAATATTCACGACGAATGCGCAAAAAAGccataa
- the LOC122629022 gene encoding calcium channel flower isoform X2, producing the protein MSFGEKIASIMQRPGQDPVAKDDIPWWMKYAGRGLGTVGGFIAIFLGAWNCATILLASIICFLSGIWQMVAGFIVLMIEAPCCCMFIDFVQNLSDMVESKPYWNRAAAYCVLALPPVFLCPGINSILGSGFIFATGIIYGLMSIGRKGTRPDPAGMTSSGVGSPQGTVPPTTDHHTTLMEDPDVWRPT; encoded by the exons ATG TCGTTCGGTGAAAAAATAGCATCGATAATGCAAAGGCCTGGCCAGGATCCTGTCGCTAAGGACGATATTCCCTGGTGGATGAAATATGCTGGGCGAGGGCTCGGCACTGTAGGCGGTTTCA TCGCGATCTTTCTGGGAGCTTGGAATTGTGCAACGATCTTATTAGCTTCGATAATCTGCTTTCTTAGCGGTATATGGCAGATGGTAGCTGGTTTTATAGTTTTGATGATCGAAGCACCTTGTTGTTGTATGTTTATCGATTTTGTCCAAAACTTAAGTGATATGGTGGAGAGCAAACCTTATTGGAATAGAGCAGCAGCTTATTGCGT ATTAGCATTGCCACCGGTCTTCCTTTGTCCAGGAATAAACAGCATACTTGGTAGTGGATTTATTTTTGCGACTGGTATAATATATGGATTAATGTCAATTGGAAGAAA AGGAACCAGGCCCGACCCGGCAGGAATGACGTCGTCGGGTGTGGGCTCCCCACAGGGTACAGTACCTCCTACTACAGATCACCATACCACACTCATGGAGGATCCTGATGTCTGGAGGCCTACATAA
- the LOC122629020 gene encoding ubiquitin carboxyl-terminal hydrolase 14 produces the protein MPQYTVKVKWGKELYPNVEVNTDEEPMLFKAQLYALTGVQPERQKVMVKGITLKDDDWGNIGLKDGVTVLMMGSKEEDVPTEPKEKPLFLEDMNESELATALDLPAGLANLGNTCYLNATVQCLKTVPELREALKNYSGTLSTMGNSSLAPAQNITAALRDLYENMDRGSPFPPVILLQMMHIAFPRFAEKFEHGVFQQQDANECWTELVRMLQQKLPAKVNSDAVEDDSQSYKPRSLIEQYFGGTFDTELKCIESEDEPPTKGKEEFLQLSCFISTDVKYMHSGLRSKMQEQITKMSATLGRDALYTKTSKISRLPAYLTIQFVRFFYKEKEAINAKILKDVKFPLEFDAFELCGSELQTKLTPMREKFKEYEDNLVEEAAKLKDKKDKGDEKSRKMKDEPFWFPNDLGSNNSGYYTLQAVLTHRGRSSSSGHYVAWVHQKNDTWLKCDDDTVSIVSSEEVLKLSGGGDWHCAYVLLYGPRVLKVPETETKICDASPTE, from the exons ATGCCACAATACACAG TTAAAGTCAAATGGGGCAAAGAGCTTTACCCTAACGTAGAAGTTAATACAGATGAAGAACCAATGTTATTTAAAGCCCAACTCTATGCATTGACAGGAGTACAACCAGAAAGACAAAAAGTTATGGTCAAAGGAATAACGTTGAAGGACGACGATTGGGGCAATATTGGTTTGAAAGAT gGCGTTACCGTATTAATGATGGGTTCTAAAGAAGAGGACGTACCTACGGAACCAAAAGAGAAGCCTTTGTTTTTGGAAGATATGAACGAATCCGAGTTGGCTACAGCGCTAGATTTGCCAGCTGGCCTGGCTAATCTTGGAAATACTTGTTATCTTAACGCGACCGTACAATGTCTCAAAACCGTACCGGAGTTGAGAGaagctttaaaaaattattctggTACTCTATCAACCATGGGTAATTCCTCTCTCGCGCCTGCGCAGAACATAACGGCAGCTCTAAGAGATCTTTACGAAAATATGGATAGAGGATCGCCCTTTCCGCCTGTTATTCTTTTACAAATGATGCATATAGCTTTTCCAAGATTCGCCGAGAAATTTGAGCACGGCGTTTTCCAACAACAAGACGCCAACGAATGTTGGACCGAACTCGTTAGAATGCTACAACAAAAGCTACCTGCAAAG gtAAATTCGGATGCTGTGGAGGATGATTCTCAGTCTTATAAGCCTCGATCGTTGATAGAACAATACTTTGGAGGAACATTTGATACAGAATTGAAATGTATCGAATCGGAAGATGAACCACCTActaaaggaaaggaagaatttCTACAATTGAGTTGCTTCATTTCAACGGATGTCAAATATATGCATTCTGGTCTTAGAAGTAAAATGCAAGAACAAATTACAAAAATGTCTGCGACTCTTGGGAGAGATGCATTGTATACTAAAAcg tCAAAAATTAGTAGGTTACCAGCATATTTAACTATCcaatttgttcgtttcttttataaagaaaaagaagccattaatgcaaaaattttaaaagatgtTAAGTTCCCATTGGAATTCGATGCTTTTGAATTATGCGGTAGCGAACTCCAAACCAAACTTACACCGATGCgggaaaaatttaaagaatacgAAGATAACTTGGTAGAAGAAGCTGCCAAATTGAAAGACAAGAAAGATAAAGGTGATGAAAAgtcgagaaaaatgaaagatgaaCCATTTTGGTTTCCAAATG ACTTAGGATCCAATAATAGCGGTTATTATACGCTACAAGCAGTTTTAACTCATAGGGGTCGATCAAGTAGTAGTGGTCATTACGTAGCATGGGTTCATCAAAAGAACGATACATGGTTGAAATGTGACGATGATACTGTTAGTATTGTTAGTAGTGAAGAAGTATTAAAGCTTAGTGGCGGTGGTGATTGGCATTGTGCATACGTTCTTCTATATGGTCCACGAGTTCTAAAAGTACCTGAGACTGAGACAAAGATATGTGATGCTTCACCTACGGAATAA
- the LOC122629022 gene encoding calcium channel flower isoform X1 — protein MSFGEKIASIMQRPGQDPVAKDDIPWWMKYAGRGLGTVGGFIAIFLGAWNCATILLASIICFLSGIWQMVAGFIVLMIEAPCCCMFIDFVQNLSDMVESKPYWNRAAAYCVLALPPVFLCPGINSILGSGFIFATGIIYGLMSIGRKASWGEMRSAAMETQTPSSSMQSTLVENAQPMGYSSKPDSNV, from the exons ATG TCGTTCGGTGAAAAAATAGCATCGATAATGCAAAGGCCTGGCCAGGATCCTGTCGCTAAGGACGATATTCCCTGGTGGATGAAATATGCTGGGCGAGGGCTCGGCACTGTAGGCGGTTTCA TCGCGATCTTTCTGGGAGCTTGGAATTGTGCAACGATCTTATTAGCTTCGATAATCTGCTTTCTTAGCGGTATATGGCAGATGGTAGCTGGTTTTATAGTTTTGATGATCGAAGCACCTTGTTGTTGTATGTTTATCGATTTTGTCCAAAACTTAAGTGATATGGTGGAGAGCAAACCTTATTGGAATAGAGCAGCAGCTTATTGCGT ATTAGCATTGCCACCGGTCTTCCTTTGTCCAGGAATAAACAGCATACTTGGTAGTGGATTTATTTTTGCGACTGGTATAATATATGGATTAATGTCAATTGGAAGAAA GGCATCGTGGGGGGAAATGAGATCAGCAGCAATGGAAACGCAAACTCCTTCATCAAGTATGCAGTCAACGCTCGTTGAAAATGCTCAACCAATGGGCTATAGTAGTAAACCAGATAGTAATGTTTGA
- the LOC122629019 gene encoding tyrosine-protein kinase Src42A isoform X2 gives MGNCFSSSRDPDKDNSDRIGNPNIDAVVSPTSPVPTPPPDPIRPVPQIPDANVPSAKIFVALYDYDARTDEDLSFRKGEHLEILNDTQGDWWLARSKRTRKEGYIPSNYVAKLKSIEAEPWYFRKIKRIEAEKKLLLPENDHGAFLIRDSESRHNDYSLSVRDGDTVKHYRIRQLDEGGFFIARRTTFRNLQDLVEHYSKDADGLCVNLCKPCVQKPVTEGLSHRTRDQWEIDRSSLKFLRKLGQGQFGEVWEGQWNNTTPVAIKTLKPGTMDPKDFLAEAQIMKKLRHAKLIQLYAVCTMEEPIYIITELMRHGSLLEYLQGVRGRALKLQQLIDMAAQIATGMAYLESQNYIHRDLAARNVLVADGNVVKIADFGLARLIKEDEYEARIGARFPIKWTAPEAANYSKFSIKSDVWSFGILLTELVTFGRIPYPGMTNAEVLNQVEHGYRMPCPPGCPTALYDIMLECWNKDPMKRPTFETLQWKLEDFFTMEGSEYKEASAY, from the exons ATGGGGAACTGTTTCAGCAGTAGCAGAGATCCGGATAAAGACAACTCTGATAGGATAGGCAATCCCAACATAGATGCTGTGGTATCGCCAACTAGTCCAGTGCCAACACCACCTCCTGATCCTATAAGGCCGGTCCCACAAATTCCAGATGCTAATGTGCCAAGTGCTAAGATATTCGTAGCGCTTTACGATTACGATGCTCGTACAGACGAAGATCTCAGCTTTCGGAAGGGTGAACATTTGGAAATACTCAACGATACCCAAGGAGATTGGTGGCTAGCCAGAAGTAAACGGACTAGAAAAGAAGGCTATATACCTAGCAATTATGTTGCTAAGTTAAAATCGATAGAAGCTGAACC gtGGTACTTTAGGAAGATAAAACGAATTGAggcagaaaagaaattattattaccagaAAATGATCATGGTGCATTCTTGATTAGAGATTCTGAAAGCCGTCACAATGATTATTCTCTTTCAG tACGTGATGGAGATACCGTCAAGCATTACCGCATACGACAATTGGATGAAGGAGGCTTTTTCATTGCTAGGCGGACCACGTTTAGAAATCTACAAGATCTTGTTGAACACTATAGTAAAGATGCCGATGGATTGTGTGTAAATCTCTGTAAACCGTGTGTGCAG AAACCTGTAACGGAAGGCCTTAGTCATCGTACACGAGACCAATGGGAGATAGATCGTTCATCCCTTAAGTTTTTGCGGAAACTGGGACAGGGTCAATTTGGAGAAGTATGGGAAGGACAATGGAATAACACGACACCAGTAGCTATCAAAACTCTTAAACCAGGCACCATGGATCCGAAAGACTTTTTGGCAGAAGCACAAATTATGAAGAAACTTAGACATGCAAAATTAATTCAGCTCTATGCCGTGTGTACAATGGAAGAaccaatttatattatcaccGAATTGATGAGGCATGGCAGTTTATTAGAATACTTGCAAG GAGTAAGAGGAAGAGCTTTGAAATTACAGCAATTAATTGATATGGCTGCACAAATAGCCACTGGTATGGCGTATCTAGAATCACAGAATTATATTCATAGAGATTTGGCTGCGCGAAATGTTCTAGTAGCGGATGGTAATGTCGTTAAGATAGCAGATTTCGGTTTAGCTCGACTGATCAAAGAGGACGAATACGAAGCTCGTATAGGGGCACGATTTCCAATTAAATGGACTGCTCCCGAAGCTGCTAATTACAGTAAATTCAGTATTAAGTCTGATGTATGGTCATTTGGTATCCTTCTTACTGAACTCGTTACTTTTGGAAGAATACCATATCCAG gtATGACGAATGCAGAAGTATTAAACCAGGTAGAACATGGATATAGAATGCCTTGTCCACCTGGATGTCCAACGGCACTATACGATATTATGTTAGAATGTTGGAACAAAGATCCTATGAAGAGGCCGACGTTCGAAACTCTTCAATGGAAACTGGAAGATTTCTTCACAATGGAGGGATCGGAATATAAGGAAGCATCTGCGTATTGA
- the LOC122629019 gene encoding tyrosine-protein kinase Src42A isoform X1 — MGNCFSSSRDPDKDNSDRIGNPNIDAVVSPTSPVPTPPPDPIRPVPQIPDANVPSAKIFVALYDYDARTDEDLSFRKGEHLEILNDTQGDWWLARSKRTRKEGYIPSNYVAKLKSIEAEPWYFRKIKRIEAEKKLLLPENDHGAFLIRDSESRHNDYSLSVRDGDTVKHYRIRQLDEGGFFIARRTTFRNLQDLVEHYSKDADGLCVNLCKPCVQVEKPVTEGLSHRTRDQWEIDRSSLKFLRKLGQGQFGEVWEGQWNNTTPVAIKTLKPGTMDPKDFLAEAQIMKKLRHAKLIQLYAVCTMEEPIYIITELMRHGSLLEYLQGVRGRALKLQQLIDMAAQIATGMAYLESQNYIHRDLAARNVLVADGNVVKIADFGLARLIKEDEYEARIGARFPIKWTAPEAANYSKFSIKSDVWSFGILLTELVTFGRIPYPGMTNAEVLNQVEHGYRMPCPPGCPTALYDIMLECWNKDPMKRPTFETLQWKLEDFFTMEGSEYKEASAY, encoded by the exons ATGGGGAACTGTTTCAGCAGTAGCAGAGATCCGGATAAAGACAACTCTGATAGGATAGGCAATCCCAACATAGATGCTGTGGTATCGCCAACTAGTCCAGTGCCAACACCACCTCCTGATCCTATAAGGCCGGTCCCACAAATTCCAGATGCTAATGTGCCAAGTGCTAAGATATTCGTAGCGCTTTACGATTACGATGCTCGTACAGACGAAGATCTCAGCTTTCGGAAGGGTGAACATTTGGAAATACTCAACGATACCCAAGGAGATTGGTGGCTAGCCAGAAGTAAACGGACTAGAAAAGAAGGCTATATACCTAGCAATTATGTTGCTAAGTTAAAATCGATAGAAGCTGAACC gtGGTACTTTAGGAAGATAAAACGAATTGAggcagaaaagaaattattattaccagaAAATGATCATGGTGCATTCTTGATTAGAGATTCTGAAAGCCGTCACAATGATTATTCTCTTTCAG tACGTGATGGAGATACCGTCAAGCATTACCGCATACGACAATTGGATGAAGGAGGCTTTTTCATTGCTAGGCGGACCACGTTTAGAAATCTACAAGATCTTGTTGAACACTATAGTAAAGATGCCGATGGATTGTGTGTAAATCTCTGTAAACCGTGTGTGCAG GTTGAGAAACCTGTAACGGAAGGCCTTAGTCATCGTACACGAGACCAATGGGAGATAGATCGTTCATCCCTTAAGTTTTTGCGGAAACTGGGACAGGGTCAATTTGGAGAAGTATGGGAAGGACAATGGAATAACACGACACCAGTAGCTATCAAAACTCTTAAACCAGGCACCATGGATCCGAAAGACTTTTTGGCAGAAGCACAAATTATGAAGAAACTTAGACATGCAAAATTAATTCAGCTCTATGCCGTGTGTACAATGGAAGAaccaatttatattatcaccGAATTGATGAGGCATGGCAGTTTATTAGAATACTTGCAAG GAGTAAGAGGAAGAGCTTTGAAATTACAGCAATTAATTGATATGGCTGCACAAATAGCCACTGGTATGGCGTATCTAGAATCACAGAATTATATTCATAGAGATTTGGCTGCGCGAAATGTTCTAGTAGCGGATGGTAATGTCGTTAAGATAGCAGATTTCGGTTTAGCTCGACTGATCAAAGAGGACGAATACGAAGCTCGTATAGGGGCACGATTTCCAATTAAATGGACTGCTCCCGAAGCTGCTAATTACAGTAAATTCAGTATTAAGTCTGATGTATGGTCATTTGGTATCCTTCTTACTGAACTCGTTACTTTTGGAAGAATACCATATCCAG gtATGACGAATGCAGAAGTATTAAACCAGGTAGAACATGGATATAGAATGCCTTGTCCACCTGGATGTCCAACGGCACTATACGATATTATGTTAGAATGTTGGAACAAAGATCCTATGAAGAGGCCGACGTTCGAAACTCTTCAATGGAAACTGGAAGATTTCTTCACAATGGAGGGATCGGAATATAAGGAAGCATCTGCGTATTGA